One window of the Acaryochloris sp. CCMEE 5410 genome contains the following:
- a CDS encoding efflux RND transporter permease subunit — protein MANFSVVALSPKLSLVGRITAYFINSQVTVLLIAALVLFGVGAAVFTPQEENPQIVVPAAEVILPYPGAPAEVVENIVTNPIEAKLRELTGVEHLYSVSQNSGAKITVQYFVGEDWEDSLFKLQNHLYNHQDLLPQGASYLVKPVIIDDVPIVTLTLTGKGYTDNQLRRVGERLLNDLRSIPDTANLTMVGGKPRAIRVDLDPDKLASYRLSPAQISQQLQVENVQLPTGDVSVGETRLFLEGGNLFQSAADVGEIMVGFGTATAQGHPRPIYLKDVAMVVDDFGDRTTVSRIHYRPDWDIANPYPDPSRQAQGEFVTQPAMTIGIAKKKGTNAVAVAQQIFDRVDTLQSQLPPGVQIAVTRNDGQTAARAVGDLYQSLLMAIATVVGLLVMFLGWREAAIVAFVIPLTLAGTLAVGWMAGQTINRITLFALILALGTLVDDAIAVTENIHRHFESVPPSDRRQKTAAAISAVNELGTPILLSTITVILAFLPMRFVTGMMGPYMGPIPFNVPVAMLISTTLALTVTPFLALRLIKLQPHSETLPSIQQTRIYRGYQWVMAPLLDSASRRRFVLLGVTGLLLATMILPLTQAVRFRMLPKADKDTFLVQVDAPLGTELATTNRIVEDLEAVLQQETDITHFETYVGTGSPIDFNGMLRGATDRQAEHFADIRVHLTNKDVRSRQSEAIVFALRPQLEQAATRHNALVKLVEDPPGPPVRSTMLAEVYGPDYGQLRALAKQVRQVFAQTDTVVDIDDSVKNQMPQMRLVVDREKAQRAGLATQDIAQTLRVAIAGARVSTLKVADELSPVGIQVRFADANRQSMDDLRRIQLPTANGSLVSLSELVQFQPTTVDQPIFHKDQRPVTYVMGEMGDRSSVYAVLDQLIYFWQHPLPQGYSIQWDGEWKLTLDVFRDLGLAMLVAVLLIYLILVGQFRSFKVPLIILGSIPLALIGILIGFSLNGVYFSATAMIGVIALAGIVVRNAIVLLEFVGDKLREGADLKLAILEAGATRFRPILLTSVTTMLGTLSILGDPVWSGLAWTLLSGMLASSLLTLVVIPLLYYGECRNPDQSHRPITAEVKLLCEQTLP, from the coding sequence ATGGCTAACTTCTCTGTTGTTGCTCTGTCTCCTAAATTGAGCCTTGTGGGTCGGATTACGGCTTACTTTATCAACTCTCAAGTGACGGTTTTGCTGATTGCGGCCCTTGTTCTGTTTGGGGTTGGGGCAGCCGTCTTCACCCCGCAAGAAGAAAATCCTCAAATTGTCGTTCCTGCGGCTGAGGTCATCCTGCCCTATCCGGGGGCACCTGCAGAAGTGGTCGAGAATATTGTCACTAACCCGATAGAGGCGAAGTTGCGAGAACTTACAGGAGTGGAACATCTCTATTCCGTCTCCCAAAACTCAGGGGCCAAAATTACCGTGCAGTATTTTGTGGGGGAAGACTGGGAAGATTCCCTCTTCAAACTGCAAAATCATCTCTACAATCATCAAGATTTACTGCCCCAAGGCGCGTCCTATCTTGTCAAACCCGTGATTATCGATGATGTTCCTATTGTGACCCTGACGTTGACAGGGAAAGGCTATACCGATAACCAGCTTCGTCGAGTGGGAGAGCGACTCCTCAATGATTTACGTAGTATTCCAGACACCGCCAATTTGACGATGGTGGGTGGGAAACCCCGTGCCATTCGGGTGGACTTGGACCCCGATAAACTGGCTAGTTATCGCCTCTCCCCTGCTCAGATTAGTCAGCAACTCCAGGTGGAGAATGTCCAACTGCCCACGGGGGATGTATCTGTTGGAGAAACCCGCCTATTTTTAGAGGGGGGCAATCTGTTTCAGTCTGCTGCAGATGTGGGGGAGATTATGGTGGGCTTTGGTACTGCCACAGCGCAGGGCCATCCCCGTCCTATCTACCTAAAGGATGTGGCGATGGTGGTGGATGATTTTGGCGATCGCACCACGGTATCGCGCATTCACTATCGACCAGATTGGGACATTGCCAATCCCTATCCAGACCCTAGCCGTCAGGCCCAAGGAGAATTTGTCACCCAACCTGCCATGACGATTGGCATTGCCAAGAAAAAAGGAACAAATGCGGTTGCCGTCGCCCAACAGATTTTTGACCGGGTGGATACCCTCCAATCCCAACTGCCTCCGGGGGTGCAAATTGCCGTCACTCGTAACGATGGTCAGACCGCTGCCAGAGCCGTCGGTGATCTCTACCAAAGTTTGCTGATGGCAATTGCCACTGTGGTCGGGCTGCTGGTGATGTTTTTGGGATGGCGAGAAGCAGCCATTGTTGCCTTTGTGATTCCCCTGACCTTAGCGGGGACGCTGGCGGTGGGCTGGATGGCGGGACAGACGATTAATCGCATTACTCTATTTGCCCTGATCTTGGCCTTAGGGACGTTGGTGGATGATGCGATCGCAGTCACCGAGAATATTCATCGCCACTTTGAATCCGTGCCGCCATCTGACCGACGACAGAAAACGGCTGCCGCCATCAGCGCTGTCAATGAACTCGGTACCCCAATCCTTTTATCGACGATCACCGTTATCTTGGCGTTCTTACCCATGCGGTTTGTAACCGGGATGATGGGACCGTATATGGGACCGATTCCCTTCAATGTGCCCGTGGCGATGCTGATTAGTACAACCCTGGCCCTGACGGTAACGCCTTTTCTGGCGCTGCGTTTGATTAAGCTGCAGCCTCACTCAGAGACATTGCCCAGTATCCAGCAGACCCGCATTTATCGCGGCTATCAGTGGGTAATGGCTCCCCTCCTCGACTCCGCCTCACGACGACGATTTGTCCTACTGGGGGTAACGGGATTACTCTTGGCAACGATGATCTTGCCCCTCACTCAGGCGGTGCGGTTTCGGATGCTACCGAAAGCGGATAAAGATACCTTTCTGGTGCAAGTGGATGCCCCCTTGGGCACGGAGTTGGCAACCACCAATCGCATCGTCGAAGATTTGGAGGCCGTCCTCCAACAAGAGACTGACATTACTCACTTCGAAACCTATGTGGGTACAGGGTCACCGATTGACTTCAATGGCATGTTGCGAGGGGCTACGGATCGCCAAGCGGAGCATTTTGCCGATATTCGGGTCCATCTCACGAATAAAGACGTTCGGTCTCGGCAATCGGAAGCCATTGTCTTTGCCCTGCGTCCCCAATTGGAGCAGGCGGCGACCCGCCATAATGCTCTAGTAAAACTTGTCGAAGATCCCCCCGGTCCCCCAGTCCGTTCGACGATGTTGGCGGAAGTGTATGGTCCTGACTATGGGCAACTGCGAGCCTTAGCCAAGCAAGTACGACAGGTCTTTGCCCAAACCGATACCGTGGTGGATATTGACGATTCAGTCAAAAATCAAATGCCCCAGATGCGGCTGGTCGTGGATCGAGAAAAAGCCCAGCGCGCAGGCTTGGCGACCCAAGACATTGCCCAAACGCTACGGGTTGCGATCGCAGGTGCCCGAGTGTCTACCCTCAAGGTTGCCGATGAACTGAGTCCCGTCGGCATCCAAGTCCGCTTTGCAGATGCTAATCGCCAGAGTATGGATGACCTGCGTCGGATTCAACTGCCCACTGCCAACGGCTCTTTAGTGTCCCTCTCAGAACTGGTTCAGTTTCAACCCACTACGGTCGATCAACCTATTTTTCATAAAGATCAGCGACCTGTGACCTACGTGATGGGGGAAATGGGCGATCGATCGTCTGTATATGCAGTTCTCGATCAGTTGATCTATTTTTGGCAGCATCCGTTACCCCAGGGCTATTCGATCCAATGGGATGGAGAATGGAAGCTTACCCTCGATGTGTTTCGAGATTTAGGCTTAGCCATGCTGGTGGCAGTCCTGCTGATTTATCTGATTCTCGTCGGTCAGTTTCGCAGCTTTAAGGTGCCCTTGATTATTCTGGGCAGCATTCCTCTCGCCTTAATTGGAATTTTGATTGGTTTTTCCCTCAATGGCGTCTACTTCAGTGCCACAGCCATGATTGGGGTGATTGCCTTAGCGGGAATTGTGGTTCGCAATGCCATCGTCTTGCTAGAGTTCGTGGGCGACAAATTACGGGAAGGGGCTGACTTGAAGCTGGCTATTCTCGAAGCCGGGGCAACCCGTTTCCGTCCCATCCTCCTCACCAGCGTCACCACGATGTTGGGTACCCTCTCCATCCTCGGTGATCCGGTTTGGTCGGGTCTGGCCTGGACACTGCTCAGTGGCATGTTAGCGTCATCCCTGTTGACTTTAGTGGTGATTCCACTCCTGTATTACGGTGAGTGTCGGAATCCTGATCAGTCTCACCGACCCATAACAGCAGAAGTTAAGCTGCTTTGTGAGCAAACATTGCCGTAG
- a CDS encoding PAS domain S-box protein, with product MTEDFVTSSPQHSQSWQQAILDSADFVIVSTDINGVIQTLNAGALKQFGYSPEEIIDRVTPIIFHDPVEVEQRAQVLSHELGRAIEPDMETLIVKARMGMVDENVWTLIRKDQSRFPVRLSVTALRNDLGHLTGFLGIGKDITAQQAAEASLVESEARFSAAFQNAPIGMALVSPSGQCLRGNNALAHLLGYPKTQLIDLTLTEMIHPKDRSIEETNRQRLVAREIGNYCLELRCLHQQGNEVWVLMNVSLVNGQEVYPPYCIVQVQDITKRKQAEAQLQRLNTNLEQLVEERTCQLREAIETTEIANQAKSRFIANMSHEFRTPLNGIMGFSQLLLQDRRITSDQQSSLNVIHRSGEHLLSLVNEVITLSKIEAGMLAYESKDVNLHHLCEGVEDLLSLQASSKDIQFQIHIAPDVPQYVRTDAKKLRQILINLLGNALKFTKRGSVVCQVQWQPPAPERSFNELHFIIQDTGPGIPGHLLPQLFEPFAQDPLNRETFGGIGLGLTICQRFVHLMKGDISIESVEGQGTTVSFYIQVEVGEPVLEPSTSEATVEGLAENTPPYRVLVVEDYPDNREILLMMLEAVGFEVKEAENGQEAVDLNRTWQPHLIWMDLQLPLLNGLEATQLIKSQDPNPPVIIAITAQALESDEVKALKAGCDDYLRKPYQAAQVFEKMAQHLDITYRYKISNPSHASADPISLSADELANMPPSWIQLLYDAAIMLDEDMLDLLLRDIPDDQHSLKSSLEYLMATYQYDVIMEKAQAVLR from the coding sequence ATGACTGAAGACTTTGTAACCTCATCACCTCAGCATTCACAGTCCTGGCAGCAAGCCATTCTAGATAGTGCCGATTTCGTTATTGTCTCAACAGATATTAATGGGGTAATTCAAACCCTAAATGCAGGGGCATTAAAACAATTTGGCTATTCACCTGAGGAAATCATTGATAGAGTCACCCCAATCATCTTTCATGACCCAGTAGAAGTCGAGCAGCGAGCGCAAGTCCTCTCCCATGAGTTGGGCCGTGCCATTGAACCAGACATGGAGACCCTTATCGTCAAAGCACGAATGGGGATGGTTGATGAAAATGTCTGGACTTTGATTCGCAAAGATCAAAGTCGGTTCCCCGTTCGCTTATCTGTTACTGCACTCAGGAATGATTTAGGCCATTTAACAGGGTTTCTCGGGATTGGCAAAGATATTACTGCGCAACAAGCTGCTGAAGCCTCTCTAGTCGAAAGCGAAGCTCGATTCTCAGCCGCGTTTCAAAATGCTCCTATTGGCATGGCTTTAGTGTCTCCCAGTGGTCAGTGTCTGAGAGGAAATAATGCCCTAGCTCATTTACTCGGATATCCCAAAACCCAACTGATTGATCTCACCCTCACTGAGATGATCCATCCCAAGGATCGATCCATAGAAGAAACGAACCGACAACGACTTGTTGCAAGAGAGATTGGCAACTACTGCTTAGAGCTACGCTGTCTGCATCAGCAGGGGAATGAGGTATGGGTTTTGATGAATGTATCTCTGGTCAATGGCCAAGAGGTTTACCCTCCCTACTGCATTGTCCAAGTGCAAGATATTACCAAGCGCAAACAAGCAGAAGCACAACTCCAGCGCCTCAACACTAATCTGGAACAACTGGTTGAGGAACGGACTTGCCAACTCAGAGAAGCGATTGAAACAACTGAAATTGCCAATCAAGCCAAAAGCCGATTTATCGCCAATATGAGCCATGAGTTTCGCACTCCCCTCAACGGCATCATGGGCTTTAGTCAACTCTTGCTTCAAGATCGTCGCATTACGTCAGATCAGCAATCTAGTCTCAATGTCATCCATCGCAGTGGTGAGCACTTACTCTCGCTGGTCAACGAAGTCATTACCCTCTCCAAGATTGAAGCAGGAATGCTTGCCTATGAGTCCAAAGATGTAAATCTGCACCATCTTTGTGAGGGGGTGGAAGACTTATTATCCCTACAGGCTAGCTCCAAAGACATTCAGTTTCAAATTCATATCGCTCCTGACGTTCCTCAATACGTGAGAACAGATGCTAAAAAACTGCGGCAAATCTTGATTAACTTACTGGGTAATGCCCTGAAGTTTACGAAACGAGGCAGTGTCGTGTGTCAGGTGCAGTGGCAGCCCCCAGCACCGGAGCGCTCCTTCAATGAATTACATTTCATCATTCAAGATACAGGTCCAGGGATTCCTGGGCATTTACTGCCTCAACTCTTTGAACCCTTTGCTCAAGACCCTTTGAATCGTGAGACATTTGGTGGCATTGGCTTGGGGCTAACCATTTGCCAAAGATTTGTCCATCTGATGAAGGGGGACATTTCCATTGAGAGTGTTGAGGGTCAGGGAACAACCGTTAGTTTTTATATTCAAGTTGAAGTTGGCGAGCCTGTACTAGAACCTTCAACGTCCGAGGCAACCGTTGAGGGTCTTGCAGAGAATACTCCCCCCTATCGCGTCTTAGTCGTAGAAGATTATCCTGATAACCGCGAAATTTTGCTCATGATGCTTGAAGCAGTGGGGTTTGAGGTCAAAGAGGCAGAGAACGGCCAAGAGGCTGTGGACCTTAACCGAACATGGCAACCCCATTTAATTTGGATGGATTTACAACTGCCTTTATTAAATGGCCTGGAGGCTACTCAATTAATCAAATCCCAGGATCCAAATCCACCTGTCATCATTGCCATCACCGCCCAGGCGCTGGAATCTGACGAAGTGAAAGCGCTCAAAGCTGGGTGCGATGACTATCTTCGTAAACCCTATCAAGCCGCTCAAGTTTTTGAGAAAATGGCTCAGCATTTAGATATCACCTATCGTTATAAAATTTCCAATCCATCGCATGCTTCAGCAGATCCGATTTCTCTCTCGGCAGATGAGTTAGCCAACATGCCCCCTTCCTGGATACAGCTTCTGTATGATGCGGCCATTATGTTGGATGAAGATATGCTTGATCTCTTGCTTAGAGACATTCCTGATGACCAGCACTCCCTTAAATCTTCTTTGGAGTATCTAATGGCCACTTATCAATATGACGTCATTATGGAGAAGGCTCAAGCGGTTTTGAGATAG
- a CDS encoding NUDIX domain-containing protein — MASHDWQVCDLTLELRSKWLTLISERWQTDQGQRLEYWRIEKADSVIVLPLLNQQLILASPMYRPGVHTQTLDFPGGRVAEGQSPKDAAMVILQRELGIDAHDLRSITPVNHQGWAINSSFSNQYLYGVVAELHPQTQLDPEYVGATYDVSRAGLQSLLDVLLCLQCRAILLEWSLYQPI; from the coding sequence ATGGCATCTCACGATTGGCAGGTTTGCGATCTCACCTTGGAATTGCGATCTAAATGGCTCACCCTGATCAGCGAACGATGGCAAACTGACCAGGGACAACGGCTCGAATATTGGCGGATTGAAAAAGCAGATTCAGTCATTGTGTTGCCCTTGCTGAATCAGCAGCTGATTTTGGCATCGCCGATGTATCGCCCAGGAGTGCACACTCAGACCCTAGATTTTCCTGGAGGACGGGTTGCTGAGGGACAGTCGCCGAAGGATGCAGCGATGGTTATTCTCCAACGAGAGTTGGGAATTGATGCCCACGATTTAAGGTCTATCACGCCTGTGAATCACCAGGGATGGGCAATCAATAGTTCTTTCTCGAATCAATATCTCTATGGGGTTGTGGCTGAACTGCATCCCCAAACTCAGCTGGATCCTGAGTATGTGGGGGCCACTTATGATGTTTCTCGTGCAGGTCTGCAATCGTTGCTAGATGTTCTGCTTTGCCTCCAATGTCGGGCTATTCTCCTAGAGTGGTCCTTGTATCAGCCGATATAA